Proteins found in one Salvia splendens isolate huo1 chromosome 10, SspV2, whole genome shotgun sequence genomic segment:
- the LOC121750970 gene encoding uncharacterized protein LOC121750970 produces MARAALLHLVRSQSRAFRSADRVTKVLPWSRTSGAKFDFSPTTRYTSTHVRWASQAAVAEDDSKISIGPRKGREDGNEEKGREVVYYGPISGTIKKVKLLSLSTCCLSVSLGPVITFMTSQDMNVILKYAVASTVVILSASTTAALHWFVSPYIHTLRWQPGADTFEVEMMSWLARLVPKTIKFEDIRPPQTQRPFVSFKANGNFYFVDTEHCHNKALLAKLTPPKQ; encoded by the exons ATGGCGAGGGCAGCTCTGCTTCATCTGGTTCGATCTCAATCCAGAGCCTTCCGTTCAG CTGATCGTGTTACTAAGGTCCTGCCCTGGTCTCGCACATCTGGTGCCAAATTTGATTTTAGTCCTACCACTCGTTATACTTCTACCCATGTACGCTGGGCATCTCAAGCTGCTGTAGCAGAAGATGATAGTAAGATTAGTATTGGACCTCGTAAAGGAAGAGAAGATGGAAATGAAGAAAAGGGGAGGGAGGTTGTTTACTACGGTCCTATATCAGGTACTATCAAGAAAGTGAAGCTTCTCTCGCTTTCCACATGTTGCCTCTCTGTTTCGTTAGGTCCTGTGATCACTTTCATGACATCACAGGACATGAATGTCATCCTTAAGTACGCAGTGGCTTCTACTGTTGTGATTTTAAGTGCTTCTACAACTGCTGCCCTTCATTGGTTCGTGAGTCCTTACATTCACACACTCAGATGGCAGCCTGGCGCTGACACCTTTGAGGTCGAAATGATGTCCTGGTTGGCGAGATTGGTCCCGAAAACCATCAAGTTTGAAGATATCAGACCTCCACAGACCCAAAGGCCTTTCGTGTCTTTCAAGGCGAATGGTAACTTCTATTTTGTCGACACTGAGCACTGCCACAACAAGGCATTGTTGGCAAAACTAACCCCTCCGAAACAATAG
- the LOC121750874 gene encoding uncharacterized protein LOC121750874, which translates to MASLTPGILLKLLQSMNSTTKVTGDHRSPLLQVIGILPALSAADSLWPHNGFYVQLSDSLNSTYVSLSDRDTDLILNNRLQLGQFVHLDRLLFDSDSPPVPTPVNLRPVAGRQPFIGSPEPLIARISPSKNGFVIQPVSDSSPSADPIAAYLSRAGKKETEGKEKFAEGKGGRHVIAPKKENVNVNVAANCGDDNSSISSRVGSDKISQRFTSPGSQKQRPLAAAGRKAVIAERDPSPAAKPGKRSSSPAPSKCVVPSLVVAKEENRRTSKEPAIIVPSRYRQPSPTAGRRQASPIVARRMSLSPARRLSGGLRASPAVDSSGRKKMANIAAGISKVSEALVGNGRPPSRKNWDDGPASGGSSSEHKEKTLAKNKIDLQAILRTQAAISRRLSDVHEKSESLNEKPNGAAPVITIHEKKWTDGSVSLDAVTPGLAKLGKDAMQRRRIASIAAAEALEEAMATESVVRNLSMFSDLVAMSKPENPLPTIDRFMSIYEEALKSTADVELIFGSHSSSRSTDSTSTEQPKPSKLWVEAALATNLEVVSLLTNEEFDGLSKVEQSSKKRLSISEPVKKLSPSVAGTWTRCMGMNETVELGKNLLSEMQMWFVRFVEESLDAGFRVFGKSASGNGGGLDCGPMATILSQLKRVNDWLDRVVSKRDGVLMDKAERLKGKIYSFVMSFQ; encoded by the exons ATGGCCTCTCTAACTCCCGGAATTCTCCTCAAGCTCCTCCAATCGATGAATTCCACCACCAAAGTCACCGGCGACCACCGCAGCCCCCTCCTCCAGGTCATTGGCATCCTCCCCGCTCTCTCCGCCGCCGATTCTCTATGGCCGCACAACGGATTCTACGTCCAGCTCTCCGACTCCCTCAATTCAACCTACGTCTCCCTCTCCGACCGCGACACTGACCTAATCCTCAACAATCGCCTCCAATTAGGTCAATTCGTGCACCTCGATCGCCTCCTTTTCGACTCCGACTCCCCTCCCGTCCCCACTCCCGTCAACCTCCGCCCCGTCGCCGGCCGCCAGCCCTTCATCGGATCCCCCGAGCCCCTAATTGCTCGGATCTCCCCTTCCAAAAACGGATTCGTCATTCAGCCGGTTTCTGACTCCAGCCCCTCCGCCGACCCCATCGCTGCTTATTTGTCCAGGGCGGGGAAGAAGGAGACTGAGGGAAAGGAGAAATTCGCAGAGGGAAAGGGTGGCAGGCATGTAATTGCCCCCAAAAAAGAGAATGTTAATGTGAATGTAGCTGCGAACTGCGGAGATGACAATAGCTCTATTAGTAGTAGAGTTGGATCGGATAAGATCTCGCAAAGGTTTACATCGCCGGGGTCGCAGAAGCAGAGACCATTAGCAGCAGCTGGGAGGAAAGCTGTGATAGCGGAGAGAGATCCTTCGCCGGCGGCTAAACCAGGGAAGAGGTCTTCCTCGCCTGCTCCGTCAAAATGTGTGGTCCCGAGCCTAGTGGTGGCAAAGGAAGAAAATAGGAGGACATCAAAGGAGCCTGCAATAATTGTACCATCTAGGTACCGGCAGCCATCGCCGACTGCTGGGAGGCGCCAGGCGAGCCCGATTGTGGCGAGGAGGATGTCACTGTCTCCAGCTCGAAGGCTATCTGGAGGGCTTAGGGCATCGCCTGCAGTGGACTCCTCAGGGAGGAAGAAGATGGCTAATATAGCTGCTGGAATTTCAAAGGTTTCTGAAGCGCTTGTTGGGAATGGGAGACCTCCTAGTAGGAAAAATTGGGATGATGGACCAGCATCCGGCGGCAGCTCTTCTGAACATAAGGAAAAGACTCTGGCTAAGAACAAAATCGATCTCCAGGCTATCCTGAGGACACAG GCTGCTATATCTAGGCGACTAAGCGATGTCCATGAGAAATCTGAGAGTCTGAATGAGAAACCGAATGGCGCGGCCCCCGTGATCACCATACATGAAAAGAAATGGACTGATGGCAGTGTTTCTCTTGATGCGGTTACTCCAGGTCTTGCTAAACTTGGGAAG GATGCTATGCAGAGGAGAAGAATTGCTTCAATAGCTGCTGCTGAAGCTTTAGAGGAAGCCATGGCAACGGAATCTGTTGTCAGAAACTTGAG CATGTTTTCTGATTTAGTAGCAATGTCAAAGCCTGAGAATCCTCTGCCTACTATCGACCGATTCATGTCCATTTACGAGGAAGCCCTGAAATCAACCGCAGACGTTGAGTTGATTTTCGGTAGCCACAGTTCATCAAGAAGTACAGATTCTACATCTACAGAGCAGCCAAAACCCAGCAAGCTGTGGGTGGAAGCTGCTTTGGCCACGAACCTTGAGGTTGTCTCCCTCCTCACGAACGAAGAGTTTGATGGCTTATCAAAGGTGGAGCAAAGTTCAAAGAAGAGGCTCTCTATCAGTGAACCTGTCAAGAAGTTGTCACCATCAGTGGCTGGAACATGGACTCGATGCATGGGAATGAATGAAACTGTAGAGCTTGGAAAGAATTTGCTGTCTGAGATGCAAATGTGGTTCGTGAGATTTGTTGAGGAGTCCCTTGATGCTGGTTTTCGCGTATTTGGCAAGTCTGCTTCAGGCAACGGTGGAGGTCTCGACTGTGGCCCTATGGCCACGATTTTGTCTCAGCTGAAACGAGTCAACGACTGGTTGGATCGTGTCGTCTCTAAAAGGGACGGGGTGCTGATGGACAAGGCGGAGCGCTTGAAGGGAAAGATTTATTCGTTTGTCATGTCATTCCAGTAG
- the LOC121750871 gene encoding nucleolar complex protein 2 homolog, with product MGKLGKKARKFAKKHLQSVLKQRRKTKALFKRKAPKNGQNDSEEETVDDYAGTFNGRNSEPESTVITSLDAAFTENETDGIALASDSDGYLSEDPSCPYSAESETEKTLEDTIVTVYSAQNNKIHSDLAALKKKLDRLRKKDPGFNNFLESFKSMAETIQNDDSCSDEGDSSDHEERGEDDLAKDKEKILSNQVFVTWSRMVKEDNSQSAFVGLLNAYRTACHYGVESVGHIIDSSETFCNILIFTLSNADDVFRGIFQISSSNSKKETVEKLQKNSKWKSMKSLVKSFVRSTLFLLDQITDSEILTFAMARIQASLIFFVAFPSLVQRLLKATVHLWATSGRVLSSASFLVIRDVAAMFGSDHFDTCLAKTSRSLLSRSRVTEITDIEHMQFLRDSVVELCCLDVQKSSVKAVSSLSQCAKIFSLATQTKEKEAVKKICSWEYVNCVDMWVRFISANIRDFDLQSLFFMTVKLINGVAHMFPGPRYLPLRLKSIEWLNCLSSSSGTFIPVASLVLDILEYKVVGEGRKAQIAFDTGSVLKLPKHYLKSKSFQDECFQSAVKQLAFHFSQWCYHISFPDLATIPLIRLRMILDITTLESLRRIVKRMIDQVEQNVDFVQKKREDAPFSPLDHLSADSFLQLEKSRLNSPFTQYYRSVLDKACERKLHKFDKKSLPELKTSIKNAAKPKRKPVAAEDHPAENGMVNSKRKRKGSP from the exons ATGGGTAAGCTAGGAAAGAAGGCGCGAAAATTTGCGAAGAAGCATCTTCAGTCTGTGCTGAAGCAGCGGCGAAAAACGAAAGCTTTGTTCAAGAGGAAAGCTCCAA AAAACGGGCAAAATGACTCCGAGGAGGAGACAGTGGATGACTATGCAGGCACTTTTAATGGAAG GAACAGTGAACCCGAGAGCACTGTAATTACTTCTCTTGATGCAGCATTCACTGAAAATGAAACAGACGGGATTGCACTTGCATCAGATAGTGATGGTTATCTTTCGGAG GATCCAAGCTGCCCATACTCGGCGGAGAGTGAAACGGAGAAAACACTAGAAG ATACAATTGTTACTGTCTATTCAGCTCAGAACAATAAAATTCACTCTGATCTCGCTGCTCTAAAGAAGAAACTGGATAGGCTGAGAAAGAAG GATCCAGGATTCAACAACTTCTTAGAAAGCTTCAAAAGCATGGCTGAGACAATTCAAAATGATGATTCA TGTTCAGATGAAGGTGACTCAAGCGATCATGAGGAGCGTGGTGAAGATGACCTGGccaaagataaagaaaaaattCTCTCTAATCAAGTCTTTGTTACATGGAGTCGAATGGTCAAAGAAGATAATAGCCAGTCAGCATTTGTTGGCCTGCTAAATGCCTACCGCACAGCATGTCACTATGGAGTTGAATCAGTTGGCCACATAATCGACAGCAGTGAAACATTTTGCAACATTCTCATATTTACACTCTCTAATGCAGATGATGTATTTCGAGGCATATTTCAGATATCATCTTCGAACAGCAAAAAGGAGACAGTAGAAAAACTACAGAAAAACTCGAAGTGGAAAAGCATGAAATCTCTTGTCAAATCTTTTGTGAGAAGTACATTGTTTTTGTTGGATCAGATTACTGACTCAGAAATTCTGACTTTTGCAATGGCGAGGATTCAAGCTTCTCTGATATTCTTTGTTGCCTTTCCATCTCTGGTTCAACGACTCCTTAAG GCAACAGTTCATTTGTGGGCAACCAGCGGAAGGGTCTTATCATCAGCTTCCTTCCTTGTCATAAGGGACGTTGCTGCTATGTTTGGTTCCGATCACTTTGATACATGCTTAGCAAAAACCTCCAGATCATTACTTTCTCGATCTAGAGTAACAGAGATAACTGACATAGAACATATGCAATTCTTAAGGGATTCCGTAGTAGAATTGTGTTGTCTAGATGTGCAAAAATCATCTGTTAAGGCTGTTTCGTCTTTAAGTCAATGTGCAAAGATATTTAGCTTAGCCACACAAACGAAGGAAAAG GAAGCTGTTAAAAAGATTTGCAGTTGGGAATATGTTAACTGTGTTGATATGTGGGTTAGGTTCATATCAGCAAATATACGCGACTTTGATCTTCAGTCCCTGTTCTTTATGACCGTAAAACTTATTAATGGTGTAGCTCACATGTTTCCCGGTCCAAGATATTTACCTCTGAGACTCAAGTCCATTGAGTGGCTGAATTGTCTCTCCAGTTCGAGTGGAACTTTTATACCAGTTGCTTCATTAGTGCTGGATATTTTGGAATATAAGGTTGTCGGGGAGGGAAGAAAAGCTCAAATTGCATTCGATACTGGGTCGGTCTTGAAG CTGCCCAAGCACTACCTAAAATCAAAAAGCTTTCAAGACGAATGCTTTCAGTCTGCTGTCAaacagcttgcctttcactttTCTCAGTGGTGCTACCATATTTCCTTCCCTGACCTGGCTACTATTCCACTAATCCGCCTGAGAATGATTCTTGATATCACAACTCTAGAAAGCTTGCGTCGCATTGTGAAGCGTATGATTGATCAG GTGGAGCAGAATGTGGACTTTGTGCAGAAGAAAAGGGAAGACGCGCCTTTCTCCCCTCTTGATCATCTATCAGCAGATTCTTTTCTTCAG CTTGAAAAGTCCCGTCTCAACTCGCCATTTACTCAATATTACAGAAGTGTCCTGGACAAGGCGTGTGAAAGAAAGTTGCATAAATTTGATAAGAAAAG TTTGCCTGAGCTGAAAACTTCAATAAAGAATGCTGCAAAACCCAAAAGAAAACCAGTAGCTGCTGAAGATCACCCGGCTGAAAATGGAATGGTGAATAGCAAACGGAAGAGGAAGGGGAGCCCTTGA
- the LOC121752551 gene encoding uncharacterized protein LOC121752551, with protein MLVQESFLEHQGMHDTTDELDETLSLRDLPLYGVQEWEEDLSADSQGSTSMSSDDHHDYFEFFSHAPCFPPENIIFCGKIIPYKQPPDASGTVPPKEVDTKQPTEKRSWSMFRWRVGSKSTTQTSKKASKKKHKSSEQGKEYDFPLHKMPILTSSPSGKARWFLFLTGISRVSSKMELRDIKSRQSHRHSPIPTPSPTLKFQSHEKKVAGDASRGSSGLWEVVRVLSCGGNSDPNAMVVGSISCNRIEGR; from the coding sequence atgcTGGTTCAAGAATCATTCTTGGAGCACCAAGGCATGCATGACACAACAGATGAATTAGATGAGACACTTTCTTTGCGTGATCTCCCATTGTATGGTGTTCAAGAGTGGGAGGAAGATCTCTCTGCTGACTCACAAGGCTCAACCTCCATGTCCTCGGACGACCACCACGACTACTTCGAGTTCTTCAGCCACGCCCCGTGTTTCCCACCCGAGAACATCATCTTCTGCGGGAAGATCATCCCTTACAAACAGCCACCGGATGCATCAGGCACTGTTCCACCCAAAGAAGTCGACACCAAACAACCAACGGAAAAGCGCAGTTGGAGCATGTTCAGATGGAGGGTTGGCTCCAAGAGTACAACCCAAACATCTAAGAAAGCATCCAAGAAAAAGCACAAGAGCAGCGAGCAGGGAAAGGAGTATGATTTCCCACTGCATAAGATGCCTATATTGACATCCTCACCATCTGGGAAAGCAAGATGGTTCTTGTTCTTGACTGGGATTTCAAGAGTTTCAAGTAAAATGGAGCTGAGGGATATTAAGAGCAGGCAGAGCCACCGCCACAGCCCCATCCCGACTCCATCCCCAACGTTGAAGTTTCAAAGCCACGAAAAGAAGGTGGCCGGAGATGCGAGCAGAGGCTCATCAGGGCTGTGGGAGGTGGTCAGAGTACTGAGTTGTGGCGGAAACAGTGACCCCAACGCCATGGTCGTTGGGTCGATAAGCTGCAATCGGATAGAGGGAAGATGA